The genomic region GGCCGCTTGTTCGACTGGCAGCCCGCGACGTCGGCCAGTGACCGCGCGGGCGCGGCGGTGGCCGAGAGTTGGCAGGCGAGCAGCGCCGACAGCGTGGCGACCAGCAGGGCGAGAGTCCGGCGCATGGGTTCCTCCGCTATTACCTGGCGGTAACCTGGGGGAATCCAATGTAAGCTGCGTCACAACGGTGGTCACTCCGCTGAACGGTCGCCCTGCTGATCTTCCGTTTGGTCCTCCGCGGGGGCCGGCTTGCGTGGGCGGCCCCGCTTGGCCGGTTTCCCGGCCTCGCTGGGCATCCGCCCCTGCTCGCTCAGCGCCCGGCGCAACAGGAACTCGATCTGCGCGTTGACGCTGCGCAGCTCGTCCCCGGCCCACCTGGTCAGCGCGTCGTGCACGGCCGGGTCCAGGCGGAGCAGGAAGCTCTTGCGTTCAGCCACGACGGCGTTCCGCTAGTGGTACAGCGAACCCGCGTTGACGACCGGCTGGGTCGCACGATCCCCGCACAGCACCACCAGGAGGTTGCTCACCATCGCCGCCTTCCGCTCCTCGTCCAGTTCCACCACGTCGTGCTCGGCCAGCCGGTCCAGGGCCAGCTCGACCATGCCGACCGCGCCCTCCACGATCCGCTGCCGGGCCGCGACCATCGCGCTGGCCTGCTGCCGCTGCAACATCGCGTGCGCGATCTCCGGAGCGTAGGCCAGGTGCGTGATCCGGGACTCGATCACGTGCACGCCGGCGGAGGTGATCCGGGCCGAGATCTCCGCGCTGAGCTTCTCGGTGATCTCATCGGCGTTCTCGCGCAGGGACAAGCCGGTCTCGCCGTGGTTGTCATAGGCGTAGCTGGTGGCGATGTGCCGCACCGCGGTCTCGGTCTGGATGCCGACGAAGCCGACGAAGTTGTCCACGTCGAAGACCGCCTTCGCGGTGTCCGCGACCTGCCACACCACCACGGCGGCGATCTCGATCGGGTTGCCCTCGGCGTCGTTGACCTTGAGCACCGCGGACTCGTGGTTGCGGATCCTGGTCGACACGGCGGTGCGCTCGGTGAACGGGTTCACCCAGCTCAGGCCGTCCTGGCGGAGCGTGCCGCTGTACCGGCCGAGGAACTGCAGCACCCGCGCCTCGCCCGGCGAGACCATGATCAACCCGCGGGACAGGGTGAGCACGAGCACCAGCAGCACCGCGCTGACCACGATCAGCCACACCTGGTAGGTCAGCACGCCCAGCGCGATCCCGCCGAGCGAGCCGAGGCCCAGCAGCAGGCCGATGAGGGCGGACGGGACCCCCGGCAGGGTGAAGGGCACCCGTTCCCGAACGCCCGCGACGGGCGGTTTGACAAGCGTCGACGTAGTCATCTCTGGTCCACTCTCCCCTGGGCGCCGCTCTTCCGCGGTGCCTAGCAAAGTGATATCACTTAAATGCGGAACCGGCAACGCGCCGGGCCGGAAGGGGGAACCGGTGGAGACCGAGGGACCGGCGCTGCGGCTGTCCGGGTTGTGCAAGCGGTTCGGCGAGACGGTCGCGGTGGACCACGTGGACCTCGCGGTGCCGCGCGGCTCCTTCTTCGGGCTGGTCGGGCCGAACGGGGCGGGCAAGACCACCTCGCTGTCCATGGCGGTGGGCCTGCTGCGGCCGGACGCGGGCACCGCGCGCGTCTTCGGCGTGGAGGTGTGGGAGGACCCGGTGCGCGCCAAGGCTTTGGTCGGCGTGCTACCGGACGGGCTGTCCCTGCCCGAGCGGCTCACCGGCCGGGAACTGTTGACCTACATGGGACTGCTGCGTGGCCTGGACGAGGCCACCGTCGCGGCCAGGGTGGCCGAGCTGCTCGGCGTGCTGGAGCTCATCGGAGCCGAGCGCACCCTGGTGGTGGACTACTCGGCAGGCATGCGCAAGAAGATCGCGCTGGCCACCGCGCTGCTGCACGGGCCGCGGCTGCTGGTGCTGGACGAGCCGTTCGAGGCGGTGGACCCGGTCTCGGCCAGCACCATCCGGGTCATCCTGCAGCGCTTCGTGGCCGCCGGTGGCGCGGTGGTGCTCTCCAGCCACGTGATGGACCTGGTGGAACGGCTCTGCGACCACGTCGTGGTGATCGCCGGGGGCCGGGTGGTCGCGGCCGGTCCGCTGGCGCAGGTGCGCGGCGAGGGCAGCCTGGAGGAGCGGTTCGTGCACCTGGTCGGCGGGCGCACCGGCGGCGGGGAGGGGCTGTCGTGGTTGGCGTCCTGATCCGGATGAAGCTGCGCCTGCTCAGCCACGGGCTGCGCGGCGCGGCGCGGGCCGCCACGCTCATCGGCGGGGCGGTGGTCGGGCTGGTCGCGGCCGGGATGTCGGTGTTCCTGATGAACATCGACCGGCTCGGCGCGCCGGTGCCCGGCTACGACCTGACCGCGGGGCTGTTCGCGGTGTGGACGCTGGGCTGGGTGATCGGGCCGGTGTTCGTGGCCGGCAGCGATGAAACCCTGCAACCCGAACACTTCCGGCTGCTGCCGGTGAGCTCGCGCAAGCTGGCCGCCGGGCTGCTGCTCGCCGCCGCGGTCGGCGTGCCACCAGTGGTCAGCCTGCTGGCCTTCGGCGGGCTGGTGCTGCGCGCCACCGCGGACGGGGCCGGGCCGGTGCTGGTCGCGGTCGTCGGCGCGCTGTTGCAGCTGGCGGTGGTGATCACGTTGTCCCGCGTGGTGATCGGCGCGCTCGGTGATGTGCTGCGCTCGCGTCGCGGGCAGGACCTGGGGGTGCTGCTCGCGGCCTGTGTCGGTCTGCTGGTGCTGCCGTTCCAGTACCTGATGAACTCGGTCTCCGCCGGGCTGGTGCTGGGTTTCCCGCCGGAGCTGGGCGAGTTCCTGCGCTGGCTGCCCACGGGCTGGGCGCCGGTCGCGGTCGCCGCCGCGGCCAGGGGGGAGTGGGCCACGGTGGCCGCGGCGCTGACCGGGCTGGTGCTGCTGATCGTGCTGCTGGCGCAGTGGTGGGCGATCCTGTTGCGCCGCAGGATGACCAGGCCCAGCGCGGGACTGCGCGGCGCGGACGTGCGGGCCGGCGGCGGTGCGCTGGAACGGTTCCTGCCCGCCGGGCCGGTGGGCGCGGTGGCCGCCAAGGAGGTGCGCACCTGGTGGCGCGACCCTCGGCGGCGGGCGGTGTTGTTGCCCGCCTTGGTGATCGGGCTGGTGCTGCCACTGGTGATCTCCGGCTTCAACCCGGTGGCCGCGGCGCTGGCCCCGGCGGGCGGACTGCTGGTGGTGGCCTTCGGCGCGCTCAACGCGGGCAACCTGTACGGCTTCGACGGCACCGCGCTGTGGCACACCCTGGTGCAGCCCACGGCCGCCCGCGCTGACATCCGGGGCAGGCAGCTCGGCTGGCTGGTCTACGTGGCGCCGGTGTCCCTGCTCGCGGTGCTGGTGCTGCCGGGGGTGACCGGGCGGCCGGAGACCTATCCGTACGTGCTCGCGCTGCTGCCCGCGCTGCTCGGCGGCGGGGCCGGGCTGCTGGTGGTCCTGTCGGTGTTCGCGCCGTTCCCGGTGCCCGCCCAGCGCGGGAACCCGTTCTCCGGCAGCGGAAATCCCGGTTGTGCCAAGGCCCTGCTGCAACTGGTGATCGGGCTGCTGCTGGTGCTCGCCGCGCTGCCGCCGGGGTTGCTGCTGCTCGGCGGCTACCTGACCGGGAACGCGGTGCTGACCTGGCTGGCGCTGCCGGTGGGCATCGGTTCGGGCGTGCTGTGCGGCTGGTGGTGGGGGATGCTGGCGGCCCGGCGGCTGAGCGAGCGCGGACCCGAGCTGCTCGCCGCCGTCCGAACTTGACGCGTAGGAGATTTCCTACCTATTCTCCCCCGCATGGATGTGTTCGCTGCGTTGGCCAACCCGACCCGCCGGGAGCTCTTGGGGTTGCTCCTGACCGGGCCGCGGCCGGTGCAGTCCCTCGCGGAGCATTTCGACATGAGCCGCCCGAGCGTCTCCGAGCACCTGCGCGTGCTCAAGGACGCGGGGCTGGTCGCGGAGGCCAGGCGCGGCCGGGAACGGCACTACCAGCTCGAACCCGAGCCCCTGCAGGAGCTCCGGGACTGGCTCACACCGTACGAGCGGTTCTGGCGGGAGCGGTTGTCCGCGCTGTCCGACCTGCTCGACGAGGAGGAAGACGAATGACCACCGAGTTCACCACCGTCAAGGTGGACCAGTTCCTGGCCCACCCGCCCGCCAAGGTCTGGCGGGCGCTCACCGACCCGGCCAGGCTGGCCCGCTGGCTGATGCCCAACGACTTCCAGCCCGTGGTCGGCCACCGCTTCACCTTCAACCGGGGTGAACCGCTGCCCGCGGTCCGCACCGACGGCATCGCGCACTGCGAGGTGCTGGAGATCCAGCCGGAACGCCTGCTGCGCATCAGCTTCAACGACAACGGTCCGGACAACGGCATGCACACCACCATCACCTGGACCCTGGCACCCGAGGGCCGCGGCACCCGGCTGTTCCTGGTGCACGACGGCTTCGACCCGGACAACGAGTTCCAGCAGCTGTCCCGCAAGTTCATGGCCAGCGGCTGGAGCTCCGGCGTGGCCGCCGCGCTGGCGAAGTTACTCGACGAGGAAACTGACTAGACCCGGTCAGCGGGCGTCGCTGTCGATCTTCAGTCCGCCGCCGGACCGGGTCACCCGCACCGTGCGCTGCTCGGTCTTCGTGCCGTAGATGACGGTGAGGGTGACGTCCACCGCCACGTCCTGGGTCTTCTTGGCGGTCGCCTTCTGGCTGTACACCTGCTTGTACTGCGACCAGTACTCGTTGAACCCGGACTCGCCGCCCATCAGCGCCTTGGCGTTGTCGGTCAGCATGGCGAAGGCTTGGGACCGCTCGCCTGCCCGGCCCGCCGCGCTGTAGTAGTCGACGACGTACTGCCCGGCCTCGCGGAAGCCGATCGGGGCCGAGTCGTCCGCCGGTGTCGGCTTGTCCACCACTGAGGAGGACGGCGGGGCGGCGG from Crossiella sp. CA-258035 harbors:
- a CDS encoding SPFH domain-containing protein, which encodes MTTSTLVKPPVAGVRERVPFTLPGVPSALIGLLLGLGSLGGIALGVLTYQVWLIVVSAVLLVLVLTLSRGLIMVSPGEARVLQFLGRYSGTLRQDGLSWVNPFTERTAVSTRIRNHESAVLKVNDAEGNPIEIAAVVVWQVADTAKAVFDVDNFVGFVGIQTETAVRHIATSYAYDNHGETGLSLRENADEITEKLSAEISARITSAGVHVIESRITHLAYAPEIAHAMLQRQQASAMVAARQRIVEGAVGMVELALDRLAEHDVVELDEERKAAMVSNLLVVLCGDRATQPVVNAGSLYH
- a CDS encoding ABC transporter ATP-binding protein produces the protein METEGPALRLSGLCKRFGETVAVDHVDLAVPRGSFFGLVGPNGAGKTTSLSMAVGLLRPDAGTARVFGVEVWEDPVRAKALVGVLPDGLSLPERLTGRELLTYMGLLRGLDEATVAARVAELLGVLELIGAERTLVVDYSAGMRKKIALATALLHGPRLLVLDEPFEAVDPVSASTIRVILQRFVAAGGAVVLSSHVMDLVERLCDHVVVIAGGRVVAAGPLAQVRGEGSLEERFVHLVGGRTGGGEGLSWLAS
- a CDS encoding metalloregulator ArsR/SmtB family transcription factor; the protein is MDVFAALANPTRRELLGLLLTGPRPVQSLAEHFDMSRPSVSEHLRVLKDAGLVAEARRGRERHYQLEPEPLQELRDWLTPYERFWRERLSALSDLLDEEEDE
- a CDS encoding SRPBCC domain-containing protein, which encodes MTTEFTTVKVDQFLAHPPAKVWRALTDPARLARWLMPNDFQPVVGHRFTFNRGEPLPAVRTDGIAHCEVLEIQPERLLRISFNDNGPDNGMHTTITWTLAPEGRGTRLFLVHDGFDPDNEFQQLSRKFMASGWSSGVAAALAKLLDEETD